Proteins encoded by one window of Flavobacteriales bacterium TMED191:
- a CDS encoding IPExxxVDY family protein, with protein sequence MRLHLSSNDYKKNYNLFAFRSNIEDYRLAYFLNKYSNFLFRRMVEDLHCVINGKNIYFSTFEDNDLDYEKSCYLICNKSLYNENFSAENSLFSSGLFVNTAFLIPELSKFDYLLKLIGVWKTHEIKDISKNLNMITQINSETHIDLNTLKSINNLIF encoded by the coding sequence ATGAGACTGCATTTATCTAGTAATGATTACAAAAAAAATTATAACTTATTTGCATTTAGAAGCAACATAGAAGATTATCGTCTTGCGTATTTTCTTAATAAATATTCTAACTTCTTATTTAGACGAATGGTCGAAGACTTACACTGTGTAATTAATGGCAAAAATATTTACTTTTCGACCTTTGAAGATAACGATTTAGATTATGAAAAGTCATGCTATTTAATTTGCAATAAATCACTTTACAACGAAAATTTCAGTGCTGAAAACTCATTGTTTAGTTCTGGATTATTTGTCAATACAGCATTTTTAATACCAGAATTAAGTAAATTTGACTATTTGCTTAAGCTTATTGGTGTTTGGAAAACCCATGAGATAAAAGACATTTCTAAGAATCTTAATATGATAACACAAATAAACTCCGAAACACATATAGATTTAAATACGTTAAAGTCTATTAATAATCTAATTTTTTAA